The following coding sequences are from one Lolium rigidum isolate FL_2022 chromosome 6, APGP_CSIRO_Lrig_0.1, whole genome shotgun sequence window:
- the LOC124663846 gene encoding NAC transcription factor NAM-2-like, whose translation MDEEGIVFRGCQLPPGFRFQPTDQEIIVCYLSKKAASAAAAVTSIIADVDIYKFDPWDLPEKAMFGEGEWFFFSPRDRKYPNGARPNRTAGSGYWKATGTDKPILAAGGTRCLGVKKALVFYQGRSPRGTKTEWVMHEYRLLHADAGAARHRPHDSMRLDDWVLCRVRKKGVAVAPDADGESGAPSQVHVPSTAYVGFGDDWTDGQLLQYLIGGGSGQVDGGASATGRARSESAPQELASVLETIKRNLSFHAIEDDDVYLLPPSKRANCMRGAGDGEEELSLTTSSLSMFEPDY comes from the exons ATGGACGAAGAAGGAATTGTGTTCCGAGGTTGCCAGCTGCCGCCGGGGTTCCGGTTCCAGCCGACGGACCAGGAGATCATCGTATGCTACCTCAGCAAGaaggccgcctccgccgccgccgccgtcacctcCATCATCGCCGACGTCGACATCTACAAGTTCGACCCGTGGGACCTACCAG AGAAGGCGATGTTCGGCGAAGGGGAGTGGTTCTTCTTCAGCCCGAGGGACCGCAAGTACCCCAATGGCGCGCGGCCCAACCGCACGGCGGGGTCGGGATACTGGAAGGCCACCGGCACGGACAAGCCCATCCTGGCTGCCGGCGGCACGCGCTGCCTCGGCGTCAAGAAGGCGCTCGTCTTCTACCAGGGCCGCTCCCCGCGTGGCACCAAGACTGAGTGGGTCATGCACGAGTACCGCCTCCTCCACGCCGACGCCGGCGCCGCCCGGCACAGGCCTCACGACTCCATGAGGCTGGATGACTGGGTCCTGTGCCGCGTCCGCAAGAAGGGAGTCGCCGTCGCGCCGGACGCGGATGGAGAATCCGGGGCGCCGAGCCAG GTGCACGTGCCCAGCACTGCATACGTCGGCTTCGGTGATGACTGGACCGACGGCCAGCTCCTGCAGTACCTGATAGGCGGCGGCTCCGGTCAGGTCGACGGTGGTGCAAGCGCTACCGGCAGGGCGCGCAGCGAGAGTGCACCGCAGGAGCTGGCGTCGGTGCTGGAGACCATCaagaggaatctctccttccatgCCATCGAAGACGACGACGTGTACCTCCTCCCGCCCAGCAAGCGGGCCAACTGCATGAGGGGCGCCGGCGACGGCGAAGAGGAGCTGTCGCTGACCACATCGTCCTTGTCCATGTTCGAGCCAGATTATTAA